The sequence GAGACAGGTGAAATTCATCGCTGTAACTTACGTCGTGGTATCGAAAGTTTAGTCTCTGGTGATCGCGTGCTTTGGCGCATCGGATTAGAGTCTATGGCCGGTATTTCTGGCGTTGTTGAAGCGGTAGAGCCCAGAACCTCTATGCTCACCAGACCTGACTACTACGATGGCTTAAAACCTGTCGCAGCCAACGTTGAGCAGATGGTGATCGTATCATCGGTACTGCCTGAGTTGTCACTGTCTATTATCGACCGTTATTTAGTGGCCTCTGAGACGTTAAGCATTGCGCCGTTATTAGTGCTCAATAAAATTGATTTAGCCACTGATGAACAATTACCTATCCTGAAAGAACAATTAAAAATTTATAGTGATATTGGCTATAAAGTATTGTTGGTCAGCAAGGAAACAAAAGAAGGTATTGAAGCGTTAGAAGCTGAATTGGCAGGTAAAATTAACATTTTTGTTGGGCAATCCGGTGTAGGTAAGTCGAGCTTAGTCAATGCATTAATGCCTGAATTAGACGTTGAAGAAGGTCTTATTTCAAGTAACTCTGGCCTAGGTCAACACACGACGACCGCAGCGCGTTTGTACCACTTCCCTGCTGGCGGTGATTTAATTGATTCCCCAGGAGTGCGTGAGTTTGGCCTGTGGCATCTTGAAGCCGATGAAGTGACCACTGCGTTTGTGGAGTTTCGAGAGTTTTTAGGCTTATGTAAATTCCGCGACTGTAAACATGCCGATGACCCCGGTTGTGCGCTACAACAAGCCATTAGCGATGGTAAAATACATCCTAATCGCTTTGAAAATTACCAACGAATTATTGAAAGCATGGTGGAAAATAAAGCTAACCGCCAATACTCAAAAAATAAGAAACTGGATCAGTAGTTTACTTAGACAAATAGCCTTAGTTTAAGTAACATTCTGCCCCAATTTAGGAATAATGGACCTTATTGTGATTGATAAAATCAAAGTCGGTGCCCAATACTGGATGCCACAACATGGCCTTACCCGCCTAGTTGGAAAGCTAGCATCTGCGAAACTTGGCGTAGTAACCACGTCGATTATTCGTGGCTTCATCAAGCAATACAAAATTAACATGGATGAGGCATTGCACTCAGATCCTGCTCACTTCGCCACTTTTAACGACTTTTTCGTGCGTGAATTAAAGCCGGGACTAAGACCTATCGCTGAAGGCGAGAGTGTCATTACCCACCCTGCTGACGCTTGCGTAAGTCAATTCGGCCCGATTGAAGATGGCAAATTGATTCAAGCTAAAAACCACGACTATTCTGCTCGTGAACTGCTAGGTGGCGATCATCAATTAGCCGAGGCTTTTGCGGACGGCAGTTTTGCTACCTTGTACCTTTCACCAAGTGACTACCACCGCGTGCACATGCCATGCGACGGCACATTGAAACAAATGATCTATGTACCGGGTGATCTGTTCTCAGTGAATCCATTAACCGCCGAAAACGTCGAAAATCTATTTGCACGAAATGAACGTGTGGTGTGTATTTTCGATACTGAATTTGGCCCTATGGCGCAGGTATTAGTCGGTGCCACTATTGTGGGTAGTATCGAACTGACTTGGGCTGGAACCGTCACACCGCCACGTGGTAATACGGTATATCGTTGGGATTACCCAACCGAAGGTGAAAAAGCCATTCACTTCAAGAAAGGCGAAGAAATGGGTCGCTTTAAATTGGGCTCTACGGTGATTAATTTGTTCCCGAAAGATGCCATCGAGTTTGACTCAAGCATGCAACGAGAAGCCACCACTCGCTTAGGTACCGCCTACGCTCACAAGCGCTAATCTAACCTTTGTATGAAGACATTAAAAAAGGAGCTTGCGCTCCTTTTTTGTTTTATGCCAATCACACTAAGTAAGTGATCAGAACTAGCGCAGTTAAAATGACCAGTTATTTAGTACGATTGGTATTACTCAGCTTCGGCTGTACAGGTCATTTGTAACCCTTCTTCAAGCAGCAGTAACTGCTCTCGACCCAATTGAGTTGCCACAGGCTTTACCATAGCCAATATCTGCAACATTCCTTGCATAATCATCGACTCAGTCACCTTTTGATTGGCATTCATCGCCGATTGATAACCTAGCCAACCATTAGCAATAAAGTGCAAATTAGTCACAAAACGAGGCATGTTATCCGGTTCAACCACAATCAGGTTCAGCGCACGAAAAGACTCTACAATCGCCACTAAGTTGATACGCAACTTCTCTTGAACTTGGCAGTAGGCACTGTGTAGCTGTGCATCTCGACTGACGATATCGGCAAGGTTGGCATAGAAAAACCGGTATTTCCACATCAAGGAAAAGGTGGAATTCACATAATGCTTCAACAGCACTAAGCTTTGCTCTTGGCTTTCATAAGGGCGGAATCTATCCAGTAACTCTGAAGTGTAGTCTTTGAAGATGGCGCGGATAATCTCTTGTTTGTTTGAGTAATGGTAATAAAGATTGCCGGGACTAATTCCAAGGTGTTCTGAGATATGATTGGTCGTGATGTTGCGCTCACCATGTTGGTTGAATAATTCTAGCGCTCCATACACAATTCTTTGCTTTGTTTTCATTTTGCTTCTCAATACCTTACTTAGGCCATTGTAATTTGATCAAATGGAAAATAGATTTGCTATACTCAATCACTGTCATTTTAACGTAAAAAGCTATATTACTTTGTCTGCTTCTCATTGGTTATCAGCCGCTCGACCTAAAACATTACCCCTGGCTCTAACTTCCATCGTAACCGGAAGTTGCTTGGCCTATACCCATCAGCATTTTTCATGGAGCGTCAGTCTGCTTGCTTTGCTGACCGCGACTCTATTGCAAATTTTATCAAACCTTGCCAATGATTATGGTGACTCTCAACAAGGAACTGATAATCAAGATAGATTGGGGCCTACTAGAGCGATACAGTCGGGCGAGATAAGTCCTACGCAAATGAAGATAGCAATGATTGTGTGTTCGCTCCTGAGTTTACTCTCAGGATTGGCGCTAATTCTATCATCATTAACCACCATAGTAGATATAGGTATCTTCCTTGGCTTAGGCGTTTTAGCTATATTCTGCGCCATTGCTTATACCGTAGGTAAACGACCTTACGGGTATATGGGGCTGGGTGATTTAGCCGTTTATGTCTTTTTTGGGCTACTGGGAGTGGGCGGAACCTATTACCTACACGCACTCAGTATCACCGCTGATTTATTGCTACCCGCCACAGCCACCGGATTACTAGCAGTAGCCGTTCTCAACATCAACAATATGCGCGATCTTGATAACGACCAAACACACGGCAAAACAACCGTGGCGGTTCGTTTAGGTTTAGGTAAAGCTAAGCTATATCACGCACTATTAATCTCTTTAGCTTGGCTGTCCTATTTTGCCTTTGTACTAAACAGTCACTGTAACCCATTGAGCTTATTGCTTACGGTTGCTATTTTAATACCGAGTGCATTGCATTTACGCGCACTCAATCGTGCGAAAGACAGTTTAGCTATTGCCCCATTGATGGCTGGAGTGGTAAAACTGGCATTAGTAGCCAATGTATTATTTTCTTTGGCTATCATTGTTTAGTAAAAAGGTTAACTTGCGTCAATTATCAATTGCCATTGCAAGATATACTCTAGTTTGGGAATACTAACTTAGAAGGTGACACCGATTATGGAATACAATACTTCAGCCCTGTGTGATGTTTACTTAGATCAGGTTGATGTCGTAGAACCAATGTTTAGCAATTTTGGTGGTAGTGCGTCATTTGCCGGTCAAGTCACCACCATAAAATGCTTTGAAGACAATGGACTGATACGCGAAGTTCTCGATCAAGGCGGGCAAGGTAGAGTATTACTTATCGACGGCGGTGGTTCCCTGCGACGTGCATTAATTGATGCTGAAATTGCCTCTCTTGCAGAAGAAAACGAATGGGAAGGCATTGTAGTGTACGGTTCCGTTCGTGAAGTAGACGAACTGGAAGACATGAATATTGGTATCCAAGCACTGGCTTCTATCCCTGTTGGTGCAAGCCAAACGGATGTCGGTGAAGTGGATGTACCGGTTAACTTTGGTGGTGTGAGCTTCTTACCTGAAGACTATATCTACGCCGACAACACTGGCATCATCTTGTCACAAGAAGAGTTAGACACAAATTTCGAGATAGAGGATGAAGAACTAGCCTAAGCGCTAAACTTCTTAAACTTTATCCCACAAGAAAGCAGTTCGAGAAAATCGAGCTGCTTTTTTTTGATTAAAAGCAAATTACTTACAAATAAACAGCATTATTAGTTGAAAAGGTGTGAGAAAGCCAAACACTTGCAACAAGTTTTCGATAATCTGCAACTTCGCATAAAAAGGAAGTGATGGGATGAACAAAGAAAACTCAAATCAAATAGCTAAAATAGGTTTTTGCCTCTTAATACCTATTCTCATACTAGCTATGCCAAGTGCTTGGATCCCAATCCAAGATATCACTGTGGTGCAGCAACGCCTACTTGCCATCTTTGTGATGTCTGCATTGCTGTGGGTACTTGAGCCTGTCCCTGTGTTTGCGACTTCAATCTTAATTATTACCCTTGAGCTGATTTTCTTATCCGATAAAGGGCTGACCGTTTTAAGGGTCGATCACGCCAATGAAGCCTTTGGCACGCTGATTCCCTACACCGATATTTTAGGCTCATTCTCATCACCGATCATCATTCTATTTATGGGTGGTTTTGCGTTGGCAATTGCAGCATCCAAATATCAGCTCGATAACAACTTAGCGCGAGTTCTATTAAAACCCTTTGGCACCAAGCCTAAGTACATCATGCTAGGTTTAATGTTGATTACCGCTGTGTTCTCGATGTTTATGTCAAACACCGCCACCACTGTGATGATGCTGGCGCTACTTGGGCCAATTGTTGCCTCAGCCAAACCCGGCGATCTTGGAATTAAAGCGCTGGTATTGTGTATCCCTATTGCGGCTAACACCGGTGGTATTGCAACGCCCATTGGTACACCGCCAAACGCCATTGCTTTGCAATATCTGACTGGGGAAAACAGCATCGACTTTTTAAGTTGGATGCTATTTGGTTTACCGTTTGTCATTGTGCAACTGGCGATTGCATGGGTACTTTTGCAAAAACTGTTCCCTTCATCTGAAGAAAAAATGGTGCTCTCTTTAGAAGGTACATTCCTAAAATCATGGAAAGCGATTGTGGTCTACATTACCTTTGCCCTGACCATCATTCTTTGGATGACCACTAAACTGCACGGCATGAATACCTACGTTGTATCCGTTATTCCATTGGCGGTCTTTACCTTAACCGGAATTATGGGCAAAACTGAAATTAAGCAGATCAACTGGGATGTACTTTGGTTAGTTGCCGGTGGTATCGCCATTGGTTTGGCCTTGGATAAAACAGGGCTAGCCAGTGCTTTAGCGCATTCGATTGATTATCAGAGCCTATCTCCAGTGGCAGTGGTCATCACCTTATCGATTATTTGCTGGCTGATGGCGAACTTTATGTCCAACACCGCAACCGCTAACTTATTGATGCCGATTGCAGCCGCCATTGGCGCCTCTATGCCAAGCCTAGTGGCAGTAGGTGGTTTACAAGGGCTGTTAGTGGTCGTCGCCTTCTCTGCATCACTGGGTATGATTTTACCTGTGTCCACGCCTCCTAACTCACTAGCGTATTCAACGGGCTTAATTGAAAGCAAAGATATGGCTAAAACTGGGGTTATTTTGGGCATTGTAGGTTTGGCTCTGGTGTATATTGCTATGTTCTTGCTTACTTAAAAAGGAAAAACCATGCTGGTGATTGCGCACCGAGGGGCGAGAGAAACTCACCCAGAAAACACTTTGCTTGCCTTTGAACAAGCATTGGCAGGCGGAGCTACCGCCATTGAATTGGATGTCCACCAGCATCACAGTGAGTTATTAGTTATTCATGATAGCTGGGTCAACCGCACCACCAATGGTTCAGGCCCACTCAGCTGGTTTTCGCTAGAGAAGCTCCAACAGCTCGATGCAGGGCAAGGTGAACACATCCCCACGCTCAAGGAAACCCTGCAAGCCTTATCAGGTCGCTGCGCCTTAAATATCGAACTCAAAGGCATGGATGATATGGCGCTTTTGCTGGAGCATTTAGACTACGCCATTACCCACTGTCAGTTCAGCAATGAACAGTTGCTTGTGTCCTCGTTCAATCATCATTGGTTAGCCGAGTTAAACCGTCTACGTCCTACCACTAAAATAGCGGCCCTAACCGCCAACAAGCCGATTGGCTTATGTCAATTTGCCCAACAGTTAAATGCCTATAGCATCAATGTCGATCTCGATGTGGTGGATAGCGAAATGGTGCAAGACGCCAAAAATCGCGGTTTAAAAGTGTTTGTGTACACCGTTAATCGTCCGCAAGATTGGCAACGCCTGCACAACATGGGAGTGGATGGTATTTTCTGTGATACACCGAGTAAAGCCGTTGCCTGCTTCTGCACTGAAACGACTCAACGCCCTTTTTGGCCCTAATGCAATAAAGGCACGATAAAAGCGCAATAAAGACAAGGGTTTCTAATCGACACAATATGGGGCATATTGATGCTACCTTTTAAGCAACTTCAATAATGACCATGGGATACGAATGGTTGGCCCTTGCTGCGGCCTTCTTATGGGCAATATCTAGCCTTATATCTGTTAAACCTGCTCGCCACTTAGGGCCTTTTGCCTATAGCCGCTGGCGAATGGGTTGTACCGCCGTCATGCTTACCGCAATGGCGTTCATCACCGGTGGATGGAGCACTGTAAGCAGTGTACATGTCACGCCTATGGCCCTCTCAGGGCTGATTGGTATCTTTATTGGTGATACCGCACTGTTTGCCTGTATGAACCGTATGGGGCCAAGACGCGCTGGATTACTCTTCTCTTGTCATGCAGTTTTCTCTGCGGTGATCGGCTACTGGCTGTTTAACGAAAAATGGCAGGGGCTAGAACTGCTCGGCGCTATTTTGGTATTTTCTGGGGTGGTGATCGCCATCTTTTTTGGGCGTAAGCAAACTGAGCAACATGATTGGGAAGCCTTGCAAGGCAAAATGAACATCAGCATTGGCATTGGTCTGTTGGCTGCGCTGTGCCAAGCCCTAGGTGGCATTATTGCTAAACCTGTCATGCAAACCGATATTGACCCTGTCGCCGCCTCAGCGATTCGTATGATTACCGCTTTTGTTGCTCACTCCCTATTTTTAGCTTGCGGAGCCAAACAAGCAAAAGCCGTCCATCGTATTAACTTGAAGATTTTTGCTATTACGGCATTAAATGGCTTTTTGGCGATGGCGGTCGGAATGACCTTAATCTTGTATGCGTTGCAAGAAGGTAATGTAGGTATGGTTGCGCTACTCTCTTCCACCACCCCTATTATGATACTGCCGCTGTTGTGGTTTATCACCAAACAACGACCAAATCGCTACGCATGGTATGGCGCGATTTTAGCCGTTGTCGGTACTGGCTTGATTGTCAGTTAAATGGGCTGTTAGAGAAGGTTACGCACGAGAAAAGGTAAACGCGGTAATATCGTTGATATGCTGTTGCTGACACGCCAGCATAATCAATCTATCTATGCCTAACGCAACCCCCGAGCACTGTGGCAAGCCATGACGCAGTGCTTCAATCAGATGATAATCGATCGGTTGCGGCGCTAACCCCATTTGCTGACGTTTCGTATTGTCATCTTCAAAGCGGCGCAATTGCTCTTCAGGGTTATCCAGTTCATGGAAGCCATTAGCTAACTCTATGCCTTTAAAATATACCTCAAAGCGATCAGCCACTCGCTTATCACCAGCATTAATTTTCGCCAGTGCGGCTTGTGAAGCAGGGAAGTCATAAACAAAAGCCGGCGCTTGTTGCCCTATTTTCTCTTCTACTCCCACACTAAATAACAGCTGTAGCAAAGTATCTCTGTCCGATTCTTTCTCGGCTATATCGGCTAACCCCAACGAAGCTGCGACCGTTTTTAACTCAGGCATACTCGCTTCGAGTGGGCAGACATTAAGCACCGAAAGAAAGGCTTGTTGGTAGGTCATGCGATTGGCTTTATTGCACCCTAAAACCAACTGCAACAGTTGCTCCATTTCATCCATCAGATCATGATGATCAAATCCCACTCGATACCACTCTAAAAGAGTAAATTCAGGATTGTGATAGCGGCCAGCCTCTTCGTTGCGAAAAGCCTTCGCTATTTGATAAATACAACCGCTCCCAGCAGCCAGTAGACGTTTCATATGAAACTCTGGACTGGTCATAAAGTACAGCTTTTTACCATCAGCATACCCAGGGCCAACAAATTCAGTTTGAAAGGTATGCAGGTGAATGTCAGTAACTGTGGCATGACTCATAGCCGGTGTATCCACCTCCAACACACTTCGCTGAGCAAAGAATTGTCTGATTTTAGCTACGATTTCTGCTCTTCTTTTTAAAGACTGAATGCTAGCGGAAGGCTGCCAATTGGAAATAGTCATATCACGCCCTTTGCGGTAAATGGGATTTTATTCATCGAATCAGTTCCTATTTTCGCATGATAATGATCACATACCCCACTCTTTTTAGGGTTTTTGTGTTCTACTATTGCCAAATAACTAGATAAATCAATTTTTTCACGTCTCGTATCCTTTAAAATAGCTGATAGCATTTTTAATATTTCGATAATCACAAGCAGGTAAAACTGCCTACACTCTGGAGGATAACTGTGAAAGTATTACACACAGATATCGCGGTCATCGGCGCAGGGGGTGCCGGTCTTCGAACTGCTATCGCAGCAGCAGAAGCGAACCCTGAATTGGAAGTTGCATTGATTTCCAAAGTTTACCCAATGCGCTCGCACACTGTAGCGGCTGAGGGTGGATCTGCGGCCGTAGTCAAAGAAGAAGACAGCTTAGACAACCATTTCAATGATACTGTTGGTGGTGGTGACTGGCTTTGTGAACAAGACGTAGTTGAATACTTTGTCGAAAACGCAACCCGTGAAATGATCCAAATGGAGCAATGGGGTTGTCCGTGGAGCCGCAAAGAAAACGGCGAAATTAACGTTCGTCGCTTCGGTGGTATGAAAGTTGAACGCACTTGGTTTGCCGCTGATAAGACCGGCTTCCACATGCTGCATACTCTTTTCCAAACTTCGATTAAATATCCACAGATCAAACGTTTTGATGAGTACTTTGTGGTTGACCTTCTGGTTGTAGATAACGAAGTTCAAGGTTTAATTGCCATTCATATGGCTGAAGGTGAATTAGTCACCATCAAAGCAAAATCAGTTGTGCTTGCAACCGGTGGCGCAGGTCGTGTGTACCACACCAACACCAATGGCGGCATCGTAACAGGTGACGGCATGGCAATGGCTTATCGCCACGGTGTACCTCTTCGTGACATGGAATTTGTTCAGTATCACCCAACAGGTTTACCGGGTACGGGTATCTTGATGACTGAAGGTTGTCGTGGTGAAGGCGGTATTATCGTCAACAAAGATGGCTACCGTTACCTACAAGACTACGGTATGGGACCAGAAACTCCGGTTGGCCAACCGAAAAACAAACACATGGAGCTTGGCCCGCGCGATAAAGTATCGCAAGCATTCTGGCACGAGCAACAAAAAGGCAATACCATCAAGCACCCACTAGGTGATGTTGTGCATCTAGACCTTCGCCATTTAGGTGAAGAGTATCTACATGAGCGCCTGCCTTTCATCTGTGAACTGGCTAAAGCGTATGTCAACGTTGACCCAGCAAAAGAGCCTATCCCTATCCGCCCTACTGTTCACTACACCATGGGTGGTATTGAAACCAACCAAACTTGTGAAACACGCATCAAAGGTCTATTCGCGGTTGGTGAATGTGCTTCTGTTGGTCTACACGGTGCAAACCGCTTAGGCTCTAACTCTTTGGCTGAGTTTGTAGTGTTTGGTCGTGTAGCGGGTGAACACGCAGTAAAACGTGCCACTGAATTTGAAGGTTGGGACGACGACGCAATTAACTCTCAAGTTGAGTTGGTTGAAGCGCGCATTCAAGCTCTACTGGATCAAGAAGGCGACGAAAACTGGGCAACGATTCGTACTGAAATGGGCAACACTATGGAAGCTGGCTGTGGTATCTACCGCAGTGAAGATCTCATGCAAGAGACCATTGATAAGCTGACTGAGCTAAAAGAACGCTATAAGAAAATTAGCATCAAAGACAAAGGCAGAGTGTTCAACACTGACCTACTGTACGCTATCGAAGTGGGTTACGGCCTAGAAGTTGCAGAGGCTATGGCTCACTCAGCATTGCTGCGTAAGGAGTCTCGCGGTGCTCACCAACGTCTTGATGAAGGTTGTACAGAGCGTGATGATGAGAACTTCTTGAAGCACTCACTTGCATTCTACGCACCTCACAACGCGCCAAGCATCGACTACAGCCCTGTTAAAATCACCAAATCTCAACCTAAAGCTCGCCTGTACGGTGAGGCAGCTGAAGCGGCTGCTGCAGAAGAAAAAGCAGCAGAGAAAAAAGCTGCGGATAACGAGAAGGAGCAACAATAATGCCAACTCGAATTCAAAAAGTAGATATTCTGCGTTACGACCCAGAGAAAGACGCAGAACCGTACATGCAGTCCTTTGAAGTGCCGTTTGACGATACCATGTCTGTACTAGACGCGATTGGTTACATCAAAGACCACCTAGACAAAGACCTAGCCTATCGCTGGTCTTGCCGAATGGCGATCTGTGGTTCATGTGGCATCATGGTGGATAATGTACCAAAACTTGCCTGCAAAACTTTCCTACGTGATTACCCAAATGGGCTCACTATTGAACCGCTAGCAAACTTCCCAATCGAAAAAGATTTGATTGTAGATATGACGCCATTTATTGAGCGCCTAGAAGCTATCAAGCCTTACATCATTGGTAATGACCGCACTCCAGAGGATGGCACTAACCTGCAAACTCCAGAGCAAATGGCACGTTATAAGCAGTTTGCCGCTTGTATCAACTGTGGTCTTTGCTACGCAGCATGTCCTCAGTTTGGTTTAAACCCTGACTTCTTAGGCCCTGCGGCGCTAACCCTAGCGCATCGCTACAACCTAGATAGCCGTGACAACGGTAAACAAGAACGTATGGAACTTATCAACGGTGACAACGGTGCTTGGGGCTGTACATTTGTTGGTTACTGCTCTGTGGTATGTCCGAAGAGTGTTGATCCTGCAGGCGCGGTAAACCAAGGCAAGATTGAATCTTCAAAAGACTTTGTGATTGCTATGCTGAAACCGGAGGATGCGTAATGAGTAATCGTAAACCTTACGTACGTGATATGAAGCGTACGTGGTGGAAGAACCATCCTTTCTATCGTTTTTATATGGTGCGAGAAGCAACGGTTTTGCCGTTAATTCTATTTACTCTATTCATCACTATTGGTTTAGGCGCACTGGTTAAAGGACCAGAGGCTTGGGCTGGTTGGTTAGAGTTTATGAGCAACCCTATCGTCATTATTATTAATATTTTGGCGTTGCTAGGCAGCTTATTTCACGCATTTACCTTCTTCAATATGATGCCGCAGGTAATGCCGATGCGCTTCAAAGGGAAGCCTATCGATGGAAAAGCTATCGTACTAGCACAGTGGGCTGTTGTGGCCTTTATTTCTCTAATTGTTCTCGTCATTGTATAAGGAGTCGAATGTGATCAATAAACATCCAAAGCGTTCTGACGAACCCGTATGGTGGGGGCTGTTTGGTGCCGGTGGTTCATGGTTTGCCATGATCACCCCAGTAACGATTTTTGTGCTTGGTATTCTTGTACCACTTGGTATTATCGATGCTGATGCTATGAGCTACGAGCGAGTGTCTGCGTTTGTAAAAACCATCATAGGGGCATTGTTTGTTATCGCAACTATTGCGCTTCCTATGTGGCATGCAATGCACCGTGTACACCACGGTATGCACGACCTTAAACTGCACACAGGTGTTGCAGGTAAAGTAGCGGCTTACTTCATTGCGGCGTTCTTTAGTGGCTTAGCTGTGGTATTTGTCTTCATGGTGTAGCACTAAATTTGAGACAAACAAAAGGCCGCTGTGAAAACAGCGGCCTTTTTAATGTTTGCTTGTTAGTGGATTATTTTACACGTCCAACGTATTCGCCAGAGCGAGTATCACACTTAACAATTTCACCAATCTGGATGAATAAAGGAACACGAACAACAGCGCCTGTTGATAGTGTTGCTGGCTTACCGCCTGTACCTTGAGTATCACCTTTCAGACCTGGATCTGTTTCAACAACTTCAAGCTCAACAAAGTTTGGTGGAGTAACTACAATCGGGTTACCGTTCCAAAGAGTGATCATACAAGTGTTGTTTTCAACGAGCCATTTAGCGTTATCACCAACAGCTTTAACATCAGCAGCAATTTGCTCGAATGTTTCGTTGTTCATAAAGTGGTAGAATTCGCCGTCTGAATATAGATAATCTAGGTCGATATCTAGAACGTCAGCAAGCTCA is a genomic window of Vibrio neonatus containing:
- the frdA gene encoding fumarate reductase (quinol) flavoprotein subunit — its product is MKVLHTDIAVIGAGGAGLRTAIAAAEANPELEVALISKVYPMRSHTVAAEGGSAAVVKEEDSLDNHFNDTVGGGDWLCEQDVVEYFVENATREMIQMEQWGCPWSRKENGEINVRRFGGMKVERTWFAADKTGFHMLHTLFQTSIKYPQIKRFDEYFVVDLLVVDNEVQGLIAIHMAEGELVTIKAKSVVLATGGAGRVYHTNTNGGIVTGDGMAMAYRHGVPLRDMEFVQYHPTGLPGTGILMTEGCRGEGGIIVNKDGYRYLQDYGMGPETPVGQPKNKHMELGPRDKVSQAFWHEQQKGNTIKHPLGDVVHLDLRHLGEEYLHERLPFICELAKAYVNVDPAKEPIPIRPTVHYTMGGIETNQTCETRIKGLFAVGECASVGLHGANRLGSNSLAEFVVFGRVAGEHAVKRATEFEGWDDDAINSQVELVEARIQALLDQEGDENWATIRTEMGNTMEAGCGIYRSEDLMQETIDKLTELKERYKKISIKDKGRVFNTDLLYAIEVGYGLEVAEAMAHSALLRKESRGAHQRLDEGCTERDDENFLKHSLAFYAPHNAPSIDYSPVKITKSQPKARLYGEAAEAAAAEEKAAEKKAADNEKEQQ
- a CDS encoding succinate dehydrogenase/fumarate reductase iron-sulfur subunit, translated to MMPTRIQKVDILRYDPEKDAEPYMQSFEVPFDDTMSVLDAIGYIKDHLDKDLAYRWSCRMAICGSCGIMVDNVPKLACKTFLRDYPNGLTIEPLANFPIEKDLIVDMTPFIERLEAIKPYIIGNDRTPEDGTNLQTPEQMARYKQFAACINCGLCYAACPQFGLNPDFLGPAALTLAHRYNLDSRDNGKQERMELINGDNGAWGCTFVGYCSVVCPKSVDPAGAVNQGKIESSKDFVIAMLKPEDA
- the frdC gene encoding fumarate reductase subunit FrdC → MSNRKPYVRDMKRTWWKNHPFYRFYMVREATVLPLILFTLFITIGLGALVKGPEAWAGWLEFMSNPIVIIINILALLGSLFHAFTFFNMMPQVMPMRFKGKPIDGKAIVLAQWAVVAFISLIVLVIV
- the frdD gene encoding fumarate reductase subunit FrdD, whose product is MINKHPKRSDEPVWWGLFGAGGSWFAMITPVTIFVLGILVPLGIIDADAMSYERVSAFVKTIIGALFVIATIALPMWHAMHRVHHGMHDLKLHTGVAGKVAAYFIAAFFSGLAVVFVFMV
- the efp gene encoding elongation factor P, with the protein product MATVSTNEFKGGLKFMLDNEPCSILENEYVKPGKGQAFNRVKVRKLLSGKVLEKTFKSGESVELADVLDIDLDYLYSDGEFYHFMNNETFEQIAADVKAVGDNAKWLVENNTCMITLWNGNPIVVTPPNFVELEVVETDPGLKGDTQGTGGKPATLSTGAVVRVPLFIQIGEIVKCDTRSGEYVGRVK